A genomic stretch from Panthera uncia isolate 11264 chromosome E3, Puncia_PCG_1.0, whole genome shotgun sequence includes:
- the STX1B gene encoding syntaxin-1B codes for MDSAFLASQAKDSDDEEEVVHVDRDHFMDEFFEQVEEIRGCIEKLSEDVEQVKKQHSAILAAPNPDEKTKQELEDLTADIKKTANKVRSKLKAIEQSIEQEEGLNRSSADLRIRKTQHSTLSRKFVEVMTEYNATQSKYRDRCKDRIQRQLEITGRTTTNEELEDMLESGKLAIFTDDIKMDSQMTKQALNEIETRHNEIIKLETSIRELHDMFVDMAMLVESQGEMIDRIEYNVEHSVDYVERAVSDTKKAVKYQSKARRKKIMIIICCVVLGVVLASSIGGTLGL; via the exons ATGGATTCTGCCTTTCTTGCCTCCCAGGCGAAAGACAGTGATGATGAAGAGGAGGTGGTCCATGTGGATCGGGATCACTTCATGGATGAGTTCTTTGAACAG GTGGAAGAGATCCGGGGCTGCATTGAGAAGCTGTCAGAGGATGTAGAGCAAGTGAAAAAACAGCACAGTGCCATCCTGGCCGCCCCCAACCCAGATGAGA AGACCAAACAGGAGCTGGAGGACCTCACCGCAGACATCAAGAAGACTGCCAACAAGGTTCGGTCCAAGTTGAAAG CGATCGAGCAAAGCATTGAACAAGAGGAGGGGCTGAACCGTTCCTCCGCGGACCTGCGCATCCGCAAGACCCAG CACTCCACACTCTCCCGGAAGTTCGTGGAAGTAATGACCGAATATAATGCGACCCAGTCCAAGTACCGGGACCGCTGCAAGGACCGGATCCAGCGGCAGCTGGAGATCA CTGGAAGGACCACGACGAACGAAGAACTGGAAGACATGCTGGAGAGCGGGAAGTTGGCCATCTTCACCGATGAT ATCAAAATGGACTCGCAGATGACAAAGCAGGCACTGAATGAGATCGAGACGAGGCACAACGAGATCATCAAACTGGAAACCAGCATCCGAGAGCTGCATGACATGTTTGTGGACATGGCCATGCTCGTGGAAAGCCAG GGTGAGATGATTGACCGCATTGAGTACAACGTGGAACATTCCGTGGACTATGTGGAGCGAGCTGTGTCTGACACCAAGAAAGCTGTGAAATATCAGAGCAAGGCCCGGAGG AAGAAAATCATGATCATCATTTGCTGTGTGGTGCTGGGGGTGGTCTTGGCGTCATCCATTGGGGGGACGCTGGGCTTGTAG